The Candidatus Eisenbacteria bacterium DNA window GGTCCGCGACCGTCCGGTCCCCGCTAGCACCCAGGCCCTCGGCGCTCAAGAACTCCGGTCCGGGTCCCGATAGGTCCCGTTGGGAGATCTCCGCGTCCCCCAGCCGGGACTGGATCCAGCCACACGACGGAGCGACGGCGATGGATTGCCAGGATGCGAAACAGATGCTGGAGCCGTGCGCCCGAGGGGATCTCGACGCGACGGATCGCGCCGAGCTGGACCGGCATGTCGCGACGTGCGAGGGCTGCCGGCTCGAGCTCGAGCTGACGCGAGCCGTTCTCGGGTCCTCGTCCTCGAGCTCCATCCACGAGCCGTCGTTCCATGCGCCCGAGGACGCCGCGCCCACGCCGACCTCCGTCGCCTCCATCGAGAGGGAGCCCAGCATCGAGCTGGAGCGGCTTCCCGAGCCTCCGGACGAGGGGCCGGTACCGCCGCGCGTCCTGACGTCGCAGCTTCCGGAGGACACGGAGGAGACGCTCAATCTGGAGAGCCTCCACGCCGCGAACGCGTACGACCCCGGCGCGATCGATCTGCCCCTCTCCGGGCCAGGGGAGTCCTTCGGGGAAGGCGTTCCCGCCGACTCGCCGTCGCCATCCCCGTCCGCCGAGAACCTCTCCTTCGCCGACCTCGCCTCCGACTCCGGCCCGCAGAGCCCTGCGAAACCCACCGCCACCATGGTCGCCTCGACGGCTGGGGGCAGCGGAGCGGGTGGGAACTGGGGATTCGAGCCGGTGGACGTGCCCCGGGCGGCGGCCCCTCCCGAGGAGAGTCTCAGCTTCGCGAAGGAGGCGCTGGATCGGAAGCGGGGAAAGAGCATTCGGAACCAGAAGGGAGCGAGGCTCCTCCTCTGGGCCGGGGGAGCCGTGGGAGGCGTGGGACTTCTCGCGGTGTCGGTCTGGATGGCGCTTGCGTTCCGTGACGTCCCGGTCGGTCACGATCCCTCCAACCTGCCCGCGGTGCAGCCGCCGCCCGGAGCGCAGCCCGACGGGCCCGCCCCGGCGGACTCGATGGCGCGGCCCGGCGCGGATTCCGGCATCATGGCGACCGACTCCATCGCGGCTCCGGTCCCGGGCGTCCTGAGGGCGGGCGCCACGGGCTCGGGCGCGCTCCCGGGTATCGATTCTCCCCGCGCCACCGCTCCGAGGACGAGCGCCGGAAGCTCGCCGGATCCGGCCCGCGTCTCGGGAACGCAGTCCGCTCCGGGGAAGACGACCGAGGGCGCCTCCAGGACGCCGAAGCCGGCGGAGTCTTCGGCGCCGGTCGCGTTCCGCGAGGACGAGCTCGCCCCCGCGCCGCGGCGCGAGCCGCAAATCCTGAGACAGGAGCCGGACGCCCCGCCGGGATCGGAACCCGGATTCGAGTCGCAACCGGATCCATCCGTCCCCAAGGCGCCGACCAAGTCCGTGAGCACGTCGCCGATCTTCGTCCCGCCCGGGTCCAGCACGAAGTCCTCGACCGGAACGGCGGCCAAGCAGCCTTCGGAGGACGCCTCGCCGACCGGTCCGATCGGAAGGCTCCACACGGCCACGGTCACGGCGGAGAAGAACGGGGATCTCGAGGCGCTGCGCAAGCTCAAGGAGCCTTGGAGATCGTTGATCCGCTCCACCACGGGAGCCGAACGCAATCGCTCGAAACGGGAGTACGCGGACTGCCTCTGGGCGATCCAGGAGATCACGAACCGGGACGCCGATCGAAAAGAGGCGCTCACCGCGTATCGCGAGTACGTGCTCCACGCTCCCGCCGGGGGCGCGGACGCGCGCACCGTGAGCCGCATGCGGCATCTCGAGGACATCCTCTCCGATCCGCAGTAAGGGCCGCTCCCGGAATGCGCTGGGTCCCCTTCGGGTCCGCCGTGATTGACGCCACTCGCCCCACGACCTAGTCTCGTACCGAGAACTCGATGGACAAGAACGACCCAAACGGGGCCAAGCGTCCCGCCCGACGGCCCCGAAGCGCCGCTGCCGGCCCCACCGGCAAGCGCGCCTGGTGGAAGGCAGCCTCCCGCACGCAGGAACCCTCGTCGTCCGCGGCCCGGCCGCGTCCATCGTCCAGGGACGCCGGTTCCGGCTCCGGCTCGAGCTCGGGGGGAACGCCGCCGCGAGAGGGCGGCGGGAAGCCTCCCTGGTGGAAGTACCGGCCGACGTGGGCGCCGCGCGGGACGCTCCGGTGGCTCATCTTCCTCCTGATCGTCGTCGTTGCCTTCCTGGGGTACGAGTGGTTTCGGCTCTCCTCCATCGCCTCCGACCGCTACACGGGGCAGGGATGGAAATTCCCGACGCGCGTCTACGCGGACTGGAAGGAATACCGGGTCGGCGATCTGGCCGAAGCGTCGTCGTTCCAGCGAACGCTCGAGCGCGCGCGCTACCGGCGCGTGTGGAAGAAGCCTCAGGCGCCGGGGGAGTACCGGATCAACGGCGCGGCGTACGAGATCTATCTCCGCGCGTTCGTCTATCCGGACCGCGTGGAGCGGGGATCGCGCGTGACGGCGCGGCTCCGCGACGGCAAGGTCGCCTCTCTCTCGGAAGGGTTCGGCGGATCGGACACCCGCGGCCTTCTCCGCGTGGACCCGGAGCTCCTGGGCGAGTTCGCGGACGCGACGCGAGAGCGCCGGAGCTACCTGCCGCTCGAGCAGATGCCGCGCCATCTCGTGCTGGCCGTGGTCGCGGGCGAGGACCGGCGATTCTTCCGTCACTGGGGACTCGACTTCCTCGGGGTTGGACGCGCGACGGTGCGGAACGTGAAGGCCGGCGCCGTCGTCGAGGGCGGGAGCACGATCAGCCAGCAGCTCGTGAAGAACCTCTTCCTCTCGCGGGAGCGGAACGTCTGGCGCAAGTTCCACGAGATGCTGCTCGCCGTGCTCGTCGAGCTGCGCTATTCGAAGGAGCAGATCCTCGAGTTCTACCTGAACCAGATCTATCTCGGGCAGCGGGGCTCCTGGAGCGTGTGCGGTGTCGAGGAGGCCGCGCTCTTCTACTTCAACAAGCACGCGCGAGATCTGAGCGTGGCGGAATCGGCGCTCCTCGTCGGCATCATCCCGGCGCCGAACAAGCTCTCTCCGTATCGAGACCGGGAGGCGGCGCTCGAGCGGAGGAACGAGGTGCTCCGCGACATGGTGGAGTGCGGATTCCTCACCGCGCGAGACGCGAAGCGGCACCGTCAGGCTTCGATCCGGTTCGCGCAGAGCCCGCCCCCCATGACGCGCGCCCCGTACTTCGTGGACCACGTGCGCGAGGTCCTGGCGCGCGACATCTCGCTCGTGGATCTGAGCTCGCGCGGATTCTCCATCTTCACGACGCTGGATTCGCGGCTCCAGGAAGAGGCGGAGCGCGTGCTCCGGAACGGCATCCGGGACGCCGACGCACGCTCTCCGGCGCCCGGCGGCGGCCGGAATCCCGCGCAGGGCGCGCTCGTCGCGATCGAGCCCTCGAGCGGATACATCCGCGCGATGGTGGGCGGCAGGAGCTACACCGAGAGCCCCTTCAACCGCGCGGTGGACTCGCGCCGCCAGCCGGGATCGGCGTTCAAGCCGTTCGTCTACATCGCGGCGCTCGACTCCTACTATGGCGGGCGGCGTCCGCCCCTGACCGCTTCCACGCTTCTCGAGGATCGCCCCGACACGTTCCATACGGACCTGGGGCCGTGGGCGCCCCGGAACTTCGAAGGCTCCTACGCCGGACAGGTGACCGCGGCGCGGGCGCTGGCGCGATCGCTGAATCTCGCCACGGTGCACTTGAGCCAGACGGTGGGGATCGGGAAGGTGGTCGAGACCGCGCGCGCGCTCGGAATCGAGAGCCGCATGAGGCCCGTGGCGTCGCTCGCGCTCGGGACGAGCGAGATCTCGGTCCTCGAGCTCACGACCGCGTACGCCACGCTCGCGAACGGCGGCGTGCGCGAGAGCCCGATGCCGGTCAAGGCGGTGATCGACCGCGGCGGCGCCGTGCGCTGGGCGCCGAAGCGGGACAGCCGGCGGGTGCTCCGGCCGGAGACCGCGTACATGGGCACGATCCTCCTCGAGGGGCCGGTGATCTACGGCACCGCCGCGGGGGTCCGGAGCGAGTTCGGCTTCACCCGCCCCGCCGCGGGAAAGACGGGCACCACCGACGACGAGAACGACGCCTGGTTCGTGGGGTACACGCCGGACCTCGCGACGGGCGTGTGGGTCGGGTGCGATCGGGATCGCAGGCTCGGCCTCACGGGCACCGAGGCCGCCGTGCCGATCTGGGCGCGCTTCATGGAGGTCGCGCACCGGGACCGCCCGCTCCGCGACTTCGAGTCACCCCCCGACGTGGTCGAGGTGTGGATCGACGGCGAGACCGGCTACCGCGCGGGGCCGACGTGCCCGCGCGTGATGCGCGCGGCGTTCGCGAAGAAGACCGAGCCGCGCCAGACGTGTCCGTTCTTCCACGAGATCTACTGGACGGAAGGCGAGGGTGTGGAGGGCGATTCGACCGCGGTCGATCCGGACGGAGTGGAGACGGCGCCCGAGGACGAGACGGCACCGCCTCGACCCGGCCCCGAGCCGTCCCCCGACGCCGAGACGCCGCCGGACCGAGGGCTCTGACCGCTCGGATCGTGTTCCGCGCGAAAGTCGAGCGGCGCCCGCGCGCCGTCGTGTAGACTGCGGCGAAGCGGGCGATCAGCCGCCCGCGTACCCGACCGCGGAACCCGATGAAAACGCCCTTCATCCACCTTCACAACCACAGCGACTACTCGCTCCTGGACGGCGCGTGCCGCCTGGACCGTCTGATCGCGCGGGCCGTCGCGCTCGGCATGCCCGCGATCGCCCTGACGGACCACGGCAATCTCTTCGGAGCGGTCGAGTTCTACGACGCGGCGCGCGCGGCGGGGCTCCGCCCCATCGTCGGCTGCGAGGTCTACGTCGCGCACGGGAGCCGGAAGGACCGGTCGCG harbors:
- a CDS encoding zf-HC2 domain-containing protein, whose protein sequence is MDCQDAKQMLEPCARGDLDATDRAELDRHVATCEGCRLELELTRAVLGSSSSSSIHEPSFHAPEDAAPTPTSVASIEREPSIELERLPEPPDEGPVPPRVLTSQLPEDTEETLNLESLHAANAYDPGAIDLPLSGPGESFGEGVPADSPSPSPSAENLSFADLASDSGPQSPAKPTATMVASTAGGSGAGGNWGFEPVDVPRAAAPPEESLSFAKEALDRKRGKSIRNQKGARLLLWAGGAVGGVGLLAVSVWMALAFRDVPVGHDPSNLPAVQPPPGAQPDGPAPADSMARPGADSGIMATDSIAAPVPGVLRAGATGSGALPGIDSPRATAPRTSAGSSPDPARVSGTQSAPGKTTEGASRTPKPAESSAPVAFREDELAPAPRREPQILRQEPDAPPGSEPGFESQPDPSVPKAPTKSVSTSPIFVPPGSSTKSSTGTAAKQPSEDASPTGPIGRLHTATVTAEKNGDLEALRKLKEPWRSLIRSTTGAERNRSKREYADCLWAIQEITNRDADRKEALTAYREYVLHAPAGGADARTVSRMRHLEDILSDPQ
- a CDS encoding PBP1A family penicillin-binding protein; this encodes MDKNDPNGAKRPARRPRSAAAGPTGKRAWWKAASRTQEPSSSAARPRPSSRDAGSGSGSSSGGTPPREGGGKPPWWKYRPTWAPRGTLRWLIFLLIVVVAFLGYEWFRLSSIASDRYTGQGWKFPTRVYADWKEYRVGDLAEASSFQRTLERARYRRVWKKPQAPGEYRINGAAYEIYLRAFVYPDRVERGSRVTARLRDGKVASLSEGFGGSDTRGLLRVDPELLGEFADATRERRSYLPLEQMPRHLVLAVVAGEDRRFFRHWGLDFLGVGRATVRNVKAGAVVEGGSTISQQLVKNLFLSRERNVWRKFHEMLLAVLVELRYSKEQILEFYLNQIYLGQRGSWSVCGVEEAALFYFNKHARDLSVAESALLVGIIPAPNKLSPYRDREAALERRNEVLRDMVECGFLTARDAKRHRQASIRFAQSPPPMTRAPYFVDHVREVLARDISLVDLSSRGFSIFTTLDSRLQEEAERVLRNGIRDADARSPAPGGGRNPAQGALVAIEPSSGYIRAMVGGRSYTESPFNRAVDSRRQPGSAFKPFVYIAALDSYYGGRRPPLTASTLLEDRPDTFHTDLGPWAPRNFEGSYAGQVTAARALARSLNLATVHLSQTVGIGKVVETARALGIESRMRPVASLALGTSEISVLELTTAYATLANGGVRESPMPVKAVIDRGGAVRWAPKRDSRRVLRPETAYMGTILLEGPVIYGTAAGVRSEFGFTRPAAGKTGTTDDENDAWFVGYTPDLATGVWVGCDRDRRLGLTGTEAAVPIWARFMEVAHRDRPLRDFESPPDVVEVWIDGETGYRAGPTCPRVMRAAFAKKTEPRQTCPFFHEIYWTEGEGVEGDSTAVDPDGVETAPEDETAPPRPGPEPSPDAETPPDRGL